A portion of the Macaca mulatta isolate MMU2019108-1 chromosome 2, T2T-MMU8v2.0, whole genome shotgun sequence genome contains these proteins:
- the SST gene encoding somatostatin precursor — protein MLSCRLQCALAALSIVLALGGVTGAPSDPRLRQFLQKSLAAAAGKQELAKYFLAELLSEPNQTENDALEPEDLSQAAEQDEMRLELQRSANSNPAMAPRERKAGCKNFFWKTFTSC, from the exons ATGCTGTCCTGCCGCCTCCAGTGCGCGCTGGCTGCGCTGTCCATCGTCCTGGCCCTGGGCGGTGTCACCGGCGCTCCCTCGGACCCCAGACTCCGTCAGTTTCTGCAGAAGTCCCTGGCTGCTGCCGCGGGGAAGCAG GAACTGGCCAAGTACTTCTTGGCAGAGCTGCTCTCTGAACCCAACCAGACGGAGAATGATGCCCTGGAACCCGAAGATCTGTCCCAGGCTGCTGAGCAGGATGAAATGAGGCTTGAGTTGCAGAGATCTGCTAACTCAAACCCAGCTATGGCACCCCGAGAACGCAAAGCTGGCTGCAAGAATTTCTTCTGGAAGACTTTCACATCCTGTTAG